The genome window CAAGCTGAGTATTTAAAAATGGGTTTCCTAAAATGTTGCAAATAGCAAAGCAAAACCTTCCCGAGAAATCCTGAATACTGCATCCACTGTGCAGGGAACCCTAAAAGGTAAACTGGTAACTCTTGTTGCCAGGTCACCCTCTGTGCTACAGACATGCTGTGAACATACTCCAAGAAAAACAGTTCTTCACACTGTAGAGGTTGCATAAAGAGAGATCTTACATGAAATGCATAAGTTGTATGAAGTTATACCTTCCCCAAAAAGCAGTGGGAAAGGCAGctctcttcccctgctcctgtaagatttttgtttcagaaatgttttcagaaattttaCCTACTCACCTGGTAATGTAGTTGCTGGGTTAACTGGTGGCACAGAGGTAAGGGACTGACTGACTTGTGGTGGTAATAATGGGACTGTTGGAACACCTGGTGGGAAACAATATTGATTTTAAGCATACAACACTTCATCTTCTTTCCCTAAGGAGTACAAATAAATAATTGCTCACAGGAGAATTACTATTTGCCTTAACATTAAAATGCTGATAAGCCAAATAGTATTCTAAGTAATACATGTGGTATTTTTAATAGAAGTTGTTTGAAACTATTTTGTGAGCAAGTAAGGCACAAATCCAGTACATCAACCTTTTTGTTGAGAAAAATTTAGGAGAAagttttattctctcttctgcCTTCTATtcaattaattagaaacatctgTGAGAACAAAAAGTCAAAAAAGCCATGCACTTCAGGTCAGTGCCTTACAATACCAACCTGTGCTGAGAACATTACTGACAGTAGTTGAAGGTGAGCTAATAGAAAGTCCCGAGAGACTCTGCTCAAGGCCTGCTGACCCAGGAGGGAGGGTGCTTGAGGGATTGACTGATGATAGCTGAACCTtattgaaagagaaaaggaagttgCATCATTAGGGTTTGTTTCTACATGAACCAAGAGAGGCAGCAAAGCAATAAAATCATCATCCATTTTTACCAAGGCAAAGGAGAGGGATCACAACTCACCTCTGTGAAACCATCTTTGAGGGGACTGAGAGGTGCACTGGGCAACTGCCCTGGGAGAGAAATCTTCTTTCCCTCTTCAAATGGGCGAGTAGGTATCCTATGCAAATATCCATAACCAATGCCACATCCTaggcttttaaaaaaggaagatttttaagTCAGGTAAGTGACTTTACAGCTACAGACTACAGCAAGCAACACATGAACAACTCAAGACCACCAAGCTTCAAGGTAAATGCTGTACAACCTTCCTCTCCTGCCCTCATGTTGCCTCACTTTTTATGGAGAAATAATCAATACAAAacaattgaaaagaaaatctttagTTTTAGCAATAAATActcaacacaaaataaaattcattattatttaaatcAAGCAGCTATACCAGGCTATATACAGCTTGGAATTCAACTCTCTGTTGTTACTTGCAGTGCTGTGTTCTGGCTTCAAGGATGTACCACAAGCTAATGACTATTTGGAATTTATTGCAGAAAGAACCATTGCACTTTATGCACTAGCTAATTTACTGATTTACACCCCTCTCATTAGTAAGGGTGTCTGAATTTCAAGTAAATATATAATTTGAGGAGAAACGCTTTTGATATAACAGCACTCTTTCCTTGTCTTTGTGGAGAAGTTAAATCCAGCAGTTTTCAGGCTGGTGCTATAAGAAAGTTGCCTCATTCCCCTGTAACACATTGGCTCCTTACCTGCCTTCTCCACCCCAGGCAGAATTTGGAGTAATCACCACTTCCCGACAATTATCTGTGTCTGTGTTGTACACATAAAGTTTTAATGGCTTTGCTTCATGTGTTTCAATAAGGGAAAAGAGATCTTCAGactgcaaaaagagaaaaatgagtaaGGGCTTTCTTGTCCTTATTTTATCATTTGGCATTAGATCATCCTGGTCCTGACTTTCTGTAATGGACTCTGGTAACAGCCACGCTGCAGTTTTTGCAGTGCTGATGTTTTATCAAAAGGCCaactttaaaatgtgttttgctaGCACAACTCAGAACACGTGGCACAGCCCAGATTTCAAATCTGCTatgcaaaatattaattttagagTACAAAAGTTTGTATCTGATATATCATGAAGATATTTAAGAGCAGTTCTTATTTCCAGGATTGCCTTTAAGAAGAGGCACCATGCCAGAGCTCCTTCCTCTTTGCATCTGATTTCCATTCACACTGAACAGCGACAGAGCCAGGGATGTTTCAAACTGCCCTGGTACAATTgggtttttagtttttaaaaataaagacctTATATTTTATACTTACCTCATTCATGACAGTATCTGCTCCAATGATATAGTCACTATGAGGTCTAAGTCCAGCTAATGCAGCAGGAGAATTTGGCTCCACCTCCTAGTTTTAAGATGGAAAGTTACAAACCACGATGTAAGTGTCAGGGCATAGCAGGACAGACAGATATGCACTTCACACAAGCTCTGTGTCAGACAAACTAGTCAAGTTTTCAACACAGTAACAAACTAATGAAACACTGGCTTATGGCAGCCCCTTTCCATATGGTTCTGGTGTTGTACCAAATACAGTATCTCTGAGCATTGTACAAACCCATTCATTGAAATACAAGACTTGACAATACAGCCACAAATATACATTTGTGTGGGAAATGAGTTTGTACAGAATTCTCAAAGCCTGACAAAGAAGGTTCAAAAGTCTTTCCAAACCCAAAATCAATCAAAGCCAGCCTGATTAATGAGACCACCTTGATCTCATGACTTGTTAACTTGCCCATCCCATCAAGTTACTTTTCAACAGGAAGACAGAAACACCAGTACTGAGAACATTTCCCAGTCCATACGTACCAAGACGTGCCAGACGTTTTCATTGGCCCCATCAAAGCTGCAGAAGCGAATGCTCACTCCCAGCAggccctgcccaccccacaTGTT of Zonotrichia leucophrys gambelii isolate GWCS_2022_RI chromosome 7, RI_Zleu_2.0, whole genome shotgun sequence contains these proteins:
- the GORASP2 gene encoding Golgi reassembly-stacking protein 2 isoform X3 gives rise to the protein MLVYSSKTLELRETSVTPSNMWGGQGLLGVSIRFCSFDGANENVWHVLEVEPNSPAALAGLRPHSDYIIGADTVMNESEDLFSLIETHEAKPLKLYVYNTDTDNCREVVITPNSAWGGEGSLGCGIGYGYLHRIPTRPFEEGKKISLPGQLPSAPLSPLKDGFTEVQLSSVNPSSTLPPGSAGLEQSLSGLSISSPSTTVSNVLSTGVPTVPLLPPQVSQSLTSVPPVNPATTLPGLMPLPAGLPNLTDLSKLNLPAPQIVPEMIQPGLQPLPPLPPLHLMGITPLAMPPKCVPVLPLVTEASTVPTDLLPSIPQAGSFSVNPGTPENVEETSALTLDSAAPTSRATIVDRSNESSSANEKTAGITDTQASES
- the GORASP2 gene encoding Golgi reassembly-stacking protein 2 isoform X2; the protein is MVQENSPGHRAGLEPFFDFIVSINGSRLNKDNDTLKDLLKANVEKPVKMLVYSSKTLELRETSVTPSNMWGGQGLLGVSIRFCSFDGANENVWHVLEVEPNSPAALAGLRPHSDYIIGADTVMNESEDLFSLIETHEAKPLKLYVYNTDTDNCREVVITPNSAWGGEGSLGCGIGYGYLHRIPTRPFEEGKKISLPGQLPSAPLSPLKDGFTEVQLSSVNPSSTLPPGSAGLEQSLSGLSISSPSTTVSNVLSTGVPTVPLLPPQVSQSLTSVPPVNPATTLPGLMPLPAGLPNLTDLSKLNLPAPQIVPEMIQPGLQPLPPLPPLHLMGITPLAMPPKCVPVLPLVTEASTVPTDLLPSIPQAGSFSVNPGTPENVEETSALTLDSAAPTSRATIVDRSNESSSANEKTAGITDTQASES